In Eubalaena glacialis isolate mEubGla1 chromosome 2, mEubGla1.1.hap2.+ XY, whole genome shotgun sequence, a single genomic region encodes these proteins:
- the EMC4 gene encoding ER membrane protein complex subunit 4 isoform X1 produces MTAQGSLVANRGRRFKWAIELSGPGGGSRSRSDRGGGQGDSLYPVGYLDKQVPDTSVQETDRILVEKRCWDIALGPLKQIPMNLFIMYMAGNTISIFPTMMVCMMAWRPIQALMAISATFKMLESSSQKFLQGLVYLIGNLMGLALAVYKCQSMGLLPTHASDWLAFIEPPERMEFSGGGLLL; encoded by the exons ATGACggcccaggggagcctggtgGCCAACCGAGGCCGACGCTTCAAGTGGGCGATTGAGCTGAGCGGACCTGGAGGAGGCAGCAG GAGCCGAAGTGACCGGGGCGGTGGACAGGGAGACTCGCTGTACCCAGTTGGTTACTTGGACAAGCAAGTGCCTGATACCAGCGTGCAAGAGACAGACCGGATCCTAGTGGAGAAG CGCTGCTGGGACATTGCCTTGGGTCCCCTGAAACAGATTCCCATGAACCTCTTCATCATGTACATGGCAGGCAATACTATCTCCATCTTCCCTACTATGATGGTGTGTATGATGGCTTGGCGACCCATTCAGGCACTTATGGCCATTTCAGCCA CTTTCAAGATGCTAGAAAGTTCAAGCCAGAAGTTTCTTCAGGGTTTGGTGTATCTCATTGGGAACCTTATGGGTTTGGCATTGGCTGTTTATAAGTGCCAGTCAATGGGACTCTTGCCTACACATGCATCAGATTGGTTAGCCTTCATTGAGCCCCCTGAG aggaTGGAGTTCAGTGGAGGAGGACTGCTTTTGTGA
- the EMC4 gene encoding ER membrane protein complex subunit 4 isoform X2 encodes MTAQGSLVANRGRRFKWAIELSGPGGGSRSRSDRGGGQGDSLYPVGYLDKQVPDTSVQETDRILVEKRCWDIALGPLKQIPMNLFIMYMAGNTISIFPTMMVCMMAWRPIQALMAISAKDGVQWRRTAFVNLRKKHVVPMYLDLIYSRLHAQWLLLSILTLNIITH; translated from the exons ATGACggcccaggggagcctggtgGCCAACCGAGGCCGACGCTTCAAGTGGGCGATTGAGCTGAGCGGACCTGGAGGAGGCAGCAG GAGCCGAAGTGACCGGGGCGGTGGACAGGGAGACTCGCTGTACCCAGTTGGTTACTTGGACAAGCAAGTGCCTGATACCAGCGTGCAAGAGACAGACCGGATCCTAGTGGAGAAG CGCTGCTGGGACATTGCCTTGGGTCCCCTGAAACAGATTCCCATGAACCTCTTCATCATGTACATGGCAGGCAATACTATCTCCATCTTCCCTACTATGATGGTGTGTATGATGGCTTGGCGACCCATTCAGGCACTTATGGCCATTTCAGCCA aggaTGGAGTTCAGTGGAGGAGGACTGCTTTTGTGAACCTGAGAAAGAAGCACGTGGTGCCTATGTATTTGGATCTCATTTACAGCCGCCTTCATGCCCAGTGGCTCCTCCTCAGCATACTAACCCTTAACATTATCACTCACTGA